One window of Bacteroides sp. AN502(2024) genomic DNA carries:
- a CDS encoding polysaccharide biosynthesis C-terminal domain-containing protein encodes MAGLKSLAKDTAIYGLSSIVGRFLNYMLVPLYTAVLPASTGGYGVVSNVYAFTALMLVLLTFGMETGFFRFANKSGEDPMKVYANSLLSVGGVSLIFVLLCLLFLQPISDLLDYGDHPEFIAMMAVVVALDSFQCIPFAYLRYKKRPIKFAVIKLLSIVGGIGLNLFFLLVCPWLNVHCPSTISWFYDPDYLVGYIFISNLIVSVVQMFFFIPELTGFAYQLDRGLLKRMVVYSFPVLVLGLVGILNQTVDKMIYPFLYEDRQEGLVQLGIYAATSKIAMVMAMFTQAFRYAYEPFVFGKDREGDNREMYAAAMKYFLIFSLLAFLAVMFYLDLLRYLVARGYWEGLGVVAIVMLAEICKGIYFNLSFWYKLTDKTYWGAYFSVIGCVIIVVLNILFVPIYGYLASAWASVAGYAVILLLSYWIGQKEYPIRYDLKSLGLYVLLAAVLYVIGEQAPISNIVIRLAFRTVLLLLFIAYIIKKDLPLSQIPVINRFIKKK; translated from the coding sequence ATGGCTGGACTAAAATCATTAGCTAAAGATACTGCAATTTATGGGTTGAGTAGTATTGTCGGACGATTCCTCAACTATATGCTGGTACCCTTGTATACAGCAGTATTGCCGGCTTCCACCGGAGGTTATGGAGTGGTATCAAACGTTTATGCATTTACAGCCTTGATGCTTGTACTGCTTACGTTCGGTATGGAAACGGGATTCTTCCGTTTTGCCAATAAATCGGGAGAAGACCCGATGAAAGTATATGCCAACTCCTTGTTATCGGTAGGAGGGGTCTCTTTGATTTTTGTTCTCCTTTGCCTGTTATTCCTGCAACCTATTTCCGATTTACTGGATTATGGCGATCATCCGGAGTTCATAGCGATGATGGCTGTTGTGGTAGCTTTAGACTCTTTCCAATGCATCCCTTTTGCTTATTTACGGTATAAAAAACGGCCCATCAAGTTTGCAGTCATCAAACTGCTTTCTATCGTTGGTGGCATCGGCTTGAATTTATTTTTCCTGCTGGTGTGCCCGTGGCTGAATGTACATTGTCCGTCGACCATCTCCTGGTTTTATGATCCGGATTATTTAGTGGGCTATATCTTTATTAGTAATCTGATTGTCTCGGTTGTCCAGATGTTCTTCTTTATCCCGGAATTGACGGGTTTTGCTTATCAGTTGGATCGAGGATTGCTGAAACGAATGGTCGTATATTCTTTCCCGGTATTAGTCTTGGGTTTGGTAGGTATTCTAAACCAGACTGTGGATAAGATGATATATCCGTTTCTTTATGAAGACCGGCAGGAAGGGTTGGTGCAATTGGGTATCTATGCCGCAACCAGCAAGATTGCGATGGTAATGGCAATGTTTACGCAAGCTTTCCGGTATGCCTACGAACCGTTTGTCTTTGGCAAAGACCGTGAAGGAGACAACCGGGAGATGTATGCCGCTGCGATGAAGTATTTTCTTATATTTTCCTTGCTGGCCTTCCTTGCTGTCATGTTCTATCTCGATTTGTTGCGTTATCTGGTGGCAAGGGGCTACTGGGAAGGTCTGGGAGTCGTAGCTATTGTAATGCTTGCAGAGATCTGTAAAGGGATCTATTTCAATCTTTCCTTTTGGTATAAACTGACAGATAAGACCTATTGGGGAGCCTACTTCTCGGTGATTGGTTGTGTTATTATTGTCGTGTTGAACATCCTGTTTGTTCCGATTTACGGTTACCTTGCTTCGGCATGGGCTTCTGTTGCAGGCTATGCAGTCATCTTGTTGCTATCTTACTGGATAGGACAGAAAGAATATCCGATTCGGTATGATTTGAAGAGCCTCGGACTTTATGTTCTGCTGGCAGCTGTACTCTACGTTATTGGAGAGCAGGCTCCTATATCTAATATAGTGATCCGTCTTGCTTTCCGTACCGTACTCTTATTGCTATTTATAGCTTATATTATCAAAAAGGATTTGCCATTGAGTCAGATTCCTGTTATCAATCGATTTATAAAGAAGAAATGA
- the ruvB gene encoding Holliday junction branch migration DNA helicase RuvB produces the protein MEQEDFNIREHQLTSKERDFENALRPLSFEDFSGQDKVVENLRIFVKAARLRGEALDHVLLHGPPGLGKTTLSNIIANELGVGFKVTSGPVLDKPGDLAGVLTSLEPNDVLFIDEIHRLSPVVEEYLYSAMEDYRIDIMIDKGPSARSIQIDLNPFTLVGATTRSGLLTAPLRARFGINLHLEYYDDDILSNIIRRSASILDVPCSLRAASEIASRSRGTPRIANALLRRVRDFAQVKGSGSIDTEIAQFALEALNIDKYGLDEIDNKILCTIIDKFKGGPVGITTIATALGEDAGTIEEVYEPFLIKEGFMKRTPRGREVTELAYKHLGKSLYNSQKTLFSD, from the coding sequence ATGGAACAGGAAGATTTTAACATACGCGAACATCAGCTTACTTCAAAAGAACGGGATTTCGAGAATGCACTCCGTCCGTTAAGCTTTGAAGACTTTAGCGGGCAGGACAAGGTGGTGGAAAACCTTCGCATTTTTGTGAAGGCGGCACGTTTGCGTGGCGAAGCACTCGACCATGTGCTGTTGCACGGCCCTCCCGGATTAGGAAAAACAACTCTTTCGAATATTATCGCCAACGAATTGGGAGTTGGCTTTAAAGTAACTTCCGGTCCGGTACTCGATAAACCGGGTGATCTGGCAGGAGTGTTAACCAGCCTCGAACCGAATGATGTGCTTTTTATCGATGAAATTCATCGGTTGTCACCCGTGGTGGAGGAGTATCTTTATTCGGCCATGGAAGATTACCGCATCGATATTATGATTGATAAAGGACCTTCGGCACGCAGTATCCAGATCGATTTGAATCCTTTTACGCTGGTTGGCGCAACTACGCGTAGCGGTCTGCTGACGGCTCCGCTTCGTGCACGTTTTGGCATTAATCTTCATTTGGAGTACTATGATGACGATATTTTGAGCAATATCATCCGTCGCTCTGCATCCATACTGGATGTGCCTTGTTCGCTACGTGCAGCATCGGAAATTGCTTCCCGTAGTCGGGGAACGCCTCGTATTGCCAATGCCTTGCTCCGTCGGGTACGTGACTTTGCGCAGGTGAAAGGCTCCGGTTCTATCGATACGGAGATCGCTCAGTTTGCATTGGAAGCACTGAATATCGATAAATACGGTCTGGATGAAATAGACAACAAGATACTTTGCACCATTATAGACAAGTTTAAAGGTGGTCCGGTAGGTATCACTACCATTGCTACGGCTTTGGGAGAAGATGCGGGAACCATTGAAGAAGTTTACGAACCTTTCCTGATAAAAGAAGGGTTTATGAAGCGTACTCCCCGTGGACGGGAAGTGACCGAACTTGCCTATAAACATTTGGGCAAAAGTCTTTATAACAGCCAGAAAACACTGTTTAGTGACTGA
- a CDS encoding nucleoside recognition domain-containing protein — protein MVLNYIWIGFFVIAFIIALIKVIVWGDTEIFTAIMNSTFDSSKTAFEISLGLTGVLALWLGIMKIGENSGLINTLARFLSPVLCRLFPDIPKGHPVLGSIFMNMSANMLGLDNAATPLGLKAMKELQELNPKKDTASNPMIMFLVINTSGLIIIPISIMVYRAQMGAAQPTDVFIPILISTFLSTLVGVIAVSIAQKINLINRPILILMGVICLFFSGLIYLFLSVSREDMGTYSTLIANILLFSVIILFILTGVRKKINVYDSFVEGAKEGFTTAVRIIPYLVAFLVGIAVFRTSGAMDFLVGGIGYIVGLCGVDTSFVGALPTALMKSLSGSGANGLMIDTMKELGPDSFVGRMSCVVRGASDTTFYILAVYFGSVGIAKTRNAVTCGLIADFSGIIAAILISYLFFF, from the coding sequence ATGGTTCTAAATTACATTTGGATAGGATTCTTCGTCATTGCCTTCATCATCGCTCTTATAAAAGTGATTGTTTGGGGAGACACGGAGATATTTACGGCTATCATGAACTCTACATTCGACTCCTCCAAAACGGCATTCGAAATATCGCTGGGACTCACAGGCGTACTGGCTCTTTGGCTGGGCATCATGAAAATCGGAGAAAACAGCGGACTGATCAATACACTGGCGCGCTTTCTCAGTCCGGTGCTTTGCCGACTGTTTCCGGATATTCCGAAAGGGCATCCGGTGTTAGGATCAATCTTCATGAATATGTCTGCCAATATGCTTGGCCTTGATAATGCAGCCACCCCATTGGGGCTGAAAGCGATGAAAGAACTGCAGGAACTGAATCCGAAAAAGGACACTGCTTCCAACCCGATGATTATGTTTTTGGTGATTAATACCTCCGGGCTCATCATTATTCCGATCAGTATCATGGTGTATCGTGCGCAAATGGGGGCTGCACAGCCTACGGATGTATTCATCCCTATTCTGATAAGTACTTTCCTTTCCACGCTGGTAGGAGTCATAGCAGTGAGCATCGCTCAAAAGATAAACTTAATCAATAGACCAATTCTCATTTTAATGGGTGTTATCTGCCTTTTCTTTTCAGGATTGATCTATCTGTTCCTAAGTGTATCACGGGAGGATATGGGCACTTACTCTACACTGATAGCGAATATTCTGTTGTTCAGTGTCATCATCCTGTTTATTTTGACGGGAGTCAGAAAGAAAATCAATGTATACGATTCGTTTGTAGAAGGAGCTAAAGAGGGGTTTACAACGGCTGTACGCATCATCCCTTATCTGGTTGCTTTTCTTGTAGGAATTGCAGTGTTCCGCACTTCGGGAGCAATGGATTTTCTGGTGGGAGGCATCGGCTATATAGTAGGATTATGCGGGGTTGACACGAGCTTTGTCGGAGCCTTACCTACTGCACTGATGAAATCACTGAGTGGCAGTGGTGCAAATGGTCTGATGATCGATACGATGAAAGAGCTGGGACCGGATTCGTTTGTAGGACGTATGAGTTGTGTCGTTCGTGGAGCTTCAGATACCACATTCTACATTCTGGCCGTTTATTTCGGTAGTGTGGGAATTGCCAAAACCCGTAATGCGGTAACCTGCGGCCTGATTGCAGATTTCTCGGGTATCATAGCCGCTATCTTAATCAGTTATTTATTTTTCTTTTAA
- the ybeY gene encoding rRNA maturation RNase YbeY, producing the protein MAVTYQTEGVKMPDIKKRETTEWIKTIAASYGKRVGEIAYIFCSDEKILEVNRQYLQHDYYTDIITFDYCEGDRLSGDLFISLDTIRTNAEQFGTSYEEELHRVIIHGILHLCGINDKGPGEREMMEAAENKALSIRNV; encoded by the coding sequence ATGGCTGTAACTTATCAAACAGAAGGCGTAAAAATGCCTGATATCAAGAAACGTGAGACTACGGAATGGATAAAGACCATAGCTGCTTCTTATGGGAAAAGAGTCGGTGAAATCGCTTATATCTTCTGCTCGGACGAAAAGATTCTGGAAGTAAACCGCCAATATCTGCAACATGACTACTACACGGATATCATTACTTTCGATTATTGTGAAGGCGACCGTTTATCAGGTGACCTATTCATTAGCCTGGACACAATACGCACTAATGCAGAGCAATTTGGCACTTCATACGAAGAGGAACTGCACCGCGTCATTATCCACGGGATTCTTCACCTGTGCGGCATCAATGATAAAGGTCCCGGAGAACGGGAGATGATGGAAGCGGCTGAAAACAAGGCATTATCAATACGAAACGTGTAA
- a CDS encoding fimbrial protein, whose product MRNIRKILYMAVAVVCCGSLLFGCAKDDVATLGERHDVAVRLSVGTRAVSEADGAPTDVEKAIHTLRVYAFVNGKAAGHYFTDNVAAVPHTFFMDLVFYSDGEQTVDFYTVANEAAMSASGSGAPAVLSANTTEEQLKNFWFSNLLRTDLEAKGLPMFCDKTSVTLDFTKVKQESPTASGHEGHAWLDYADIVFELKRPVAKIGVFAAKPAGETGMLRVTGLTMQGARARNYLMTPTQTMLEGIINFTDDIPIAVIGGDVTRELAEGITADERRNPANYTPVMAEPFYPFENPWGNGGSWNMPGVGKEYVLKIDYVFDGEARTGYVYMPKIERNHYYAVCCLMHNDGRITVEYSVADWNETPEYVIEFNYPDYTNPIQPGSVAVTPGSGGQYSQPTVWYNTDGSSDEGSYTFRFEIKGPTGQEWTPTLVGQLGTPDNFEVKVYQFQSDGTKKYIEKPVASSDPYYITVKALKSDNVNKEVGLGIAYTREWSSAGSALLLINGLSDKLKWSGSTLPEVIVIKQTDVSTIND is encoded by the coding sequence ATGCGGAATATAAGAAAGATACTTTACATGGCTGTCGCGGTGGTATGCTGCGGCTCGCTGCTGTTCGGGTGTGCTAAGGATGACGTCGCTACACTCGGTGAGCGACACGATGTAGCGGTGCGGCTGAGCGTGGGGACACGTGCTGTCAGCGAAGCCGACGGTGCACCGACCGATGTCGAGAAAGCGATCCATACGCTTCGCGTGTATGCTTTTGTCAACGGAAAGGCGGCAGGACATTATTTCACCGATAATGTGGCGGCGGTTCCGCACACGTTCTTCATGGACCTCGTTTTCTACTCGGACGGTGAGCAGACGGTGGATTTCTACACCGTTGCCAACGAGGCGGCGATGTCGGCATCGGGTTCGGGTGCTCCCGCAGTGTTGTCAGCGAACACGACGGAGGAACAGCTGAAAAACTTCTGGTTCTCCAATCTGTTAAGGACCGATCTGGAAGCGAAAGGTCTGCCGATGTTCTGTGATAAGACTTCGGTAACGCTCGACTTCACAAAGGTGAAACAGGAATCCCCGACCGCCTCCGGACACGAAGGGCATGCATGGCTCGACTATGCGGACATTGTATTCGAGCTAAAACGGCCCGTAGCTAAAATCGGTGTGTTCGCAGCCAAGCCTGCCGGCGAAACCGGTATGCTGCGCGTAACGGGACTCACCATGCAGGGTGCACGGGCACGCAACTACCTGATGACACCGACGCAGACCATGTTGGAGGGGATCATAAACTTCACAGACGACATTCCCATTGCCGTTATCGGGGGGGATGTGACGCGTGAACTGGCGGAAGGTATCACCGCAGATGAGAGAAGGAATCCCGCCAACTACACACCCGTGATGGCCGAACCGTTCTATCCCTTCGAAAATCCGTGGGGCAACGGCGGCAGTTGGAACATGCCGGGTGTCGGTAAGGAGTATGTCCTTAAAATCGACTATGTCTTCGACGGGGAGGCACGTACCGGTTATGTCTACATGCCGAAGATTGAGAGGAACCATTATTATGCGGTCTGTTGCCTGATGCACAACGATGGCAGGATAACGGTCGAGTACAGCGTCGCCGATTGGAATGAAACTCCCGAATACGTAATCGAGTTCAACTATCCGGATTACACGAACCCGATACAGCCGGGGAGTGTCGCCGTTACACCGGGAAGCGGAGGACAATATTCCCAACCGACAGTATGGTACAATACGGACGGGAGTTCCGACGAGGGAAGCTACACGTTCCGGTTCGAGATCAAAGGCCCGACCGGGCAGGAATGGACTCCTACGCTGGTAGGGCAATTGGGTACGCCTGATAACTTCGAGGTGAAGGTATATCAGTTCCAGTCCGACGGGACGAAAAAATACATCGAAAAACCCGTAGCTTCCTCCGACCCGTATTATATCACGGTGAAGGCTTTGAAAAGTGATAACGTGAACAAAGAAGTGGGGCTGGGCATAGCCTACACGCGAGAGTGGAGTTCCGCCGGCAGTGCCTTGCTGCTTATCAACGGTTTGTCCGACAAGCTGAAATGGAGTGGTAGTACCCTTCCCGAGGTTATTGTAATCAAACAGACGGATGTATCCACCATAAATGACTGA
- a CDS encoding FimB/Mfa2 family fimbrial subunit — MKLTNIVFCLTLLAGVATSCIREDLDDCLSTNRLLLSYKGDGTTEIFPDKICRVEMFVFDAENRCVNSSILPKEQVESRTATLPPLTPGDYRIICLGNTHDTKVEGLATGDYDRMLFAAGDYFDRKQVSGNDSLYYATTSYTVLPYNGREEDDQTQIIEFASSHYDLLVEVAGVPATGNRAGMMPVLEICGVSPCTDFENRAYGEATDYLLETEYKAGLLTARTNIMRHKDHENVNVYLRSAPGGELLAEVNLAKFLADNPVIDCSKHEVLIPIRIEFKSGEITVSVPEWYIEHVKPEF; from the coding sequence ATGAAATTGACGAATATTGTTTTCTGCCTGACGTTGCTCGCGGGAGTCGCCACTTCCTGCATCCGTGAGGATCTGGACGACTGTTTGAGCACCAACCGGTTGCTGCTCAGCTACAAGGGTGACGGTACTACGGAGATATTCCCCGACAAGATCTGCCGGGTGGAGATGTTCGTTTTCGATGCAGAGAATCGATGCGTCAATTCGAGTATCTTACCCAAGGAACAAGTTGAGAGCCGCACGGCTACGCTTCCCCCGCTGACTCCCGGTGATTACCGGATTATCTGTCTGGGGAACACCCATGACACGAAGGTCGAGGGTCTCGCTACGGGCGATTACGACCGGATGCTCTTCGCCGCCGGTGATTATTTCGACCGGAAGCAGGTCAGCGGCAATGATTCGCTCTATTATGCTACCACCTCTTACACCGTGCTGCCATACAATGGTCGTGAAGAGGACGACCAGACTCAAATTATAGAGTTCGCCAGCTCTCACTACGACCTGCTGGTGGAAGTGGCCGGAGTTCCCGCCACGGGAAACCGCGCAGGCATGATGCCTGTGCTGGAAATATGCGGAGTCTCGCCCTGCACCGATTTCGAAAACCGTGCCTACGGAGAGGCGACCGATTATTTGCTTGAAACCGAATACAAGGCCGGATTGCTAACGGCCCGTACCAATATAATGCGGCATAAGGACCACGAGAACGTGAATGTCTACCTGCGTTCCGCTCCCGGTGGTGAGTTGCTGGCGGAAGTCAACCTCGCGAAGTTCCTTGCCGACAATCCCGTCATAGACTGTTCCAAACACGAGGTGCTCATCCCGATACGCATCGAATTCAAGTCGGGAGAGATCACGGTAAGCGTACCCGAATGGTACATCGAACATGTGAAACCCGAATTTTAA
- a CDS encoding DUF3868 domain-containing protein, with protein sequence MKRIYTILLLILACSPIALHAENQPSYLSSIGIRQGGVVKQGRKVELTMNVDLSNANIRTQHTVALTPVLVSANGDREVAFPPIVIDGKTRNKVYLRARRLESVELPPYHDDAARVIIRRRNGKQQDYDYTASVPYERWMLDGRVEIREEVHGCTNCGEGKSERDLWTGVLPAYVPDYKIDTIAPEPEPVKVRAETRTARLQFRQDSYKILPDFKNNRAELDTVSNSIELVKKNSDVKIIGIYITGYASPEGSEAHNMTLSENRAKALADYIRRHDAIAADILHVDWKGEDWEGFIHILGDCPELPKRDEVYELIERYPNRRDFCEQQFRKLAPSTIYHQLLTEIYPVLRRNEYRVEYNVRNFNLEEARRMVDERPDLLSLTEMYKVASSYGKGTPEYDKVMGVAMRCFPSSPAALNENAVNAIFHQKYTVAIELLEKAEVTARTAVLLNTLGVAYAEAGEYGKAEETFRKASEAGSETARHNLEAVRRVIDQL encoded by the coding sequence ATGAAACGCATATATACCATATTATTACTGATATTGGCTTGTAGCCCCATAGCGTTACATGCCGAAAACCAACCAAGTTACCTCTCTTCGATCGGAATTCGTCAAGGAGGTGTCGTCAAGCAGGGTCGCAAGGTAGAGCTGACGATGAACGTCGATTTGAGCAATGCGAACATCCGCACGCAACATACCGTGGCGCTGACACCCGTACTTGTCTCCGCGAACGGTGACCGTGAGGTAGCCTTTCCCCCGATAGTGATCGACGGGAAAACCCGCAACAAAGTTTACCTGCGTGCCCGACGTCTCGAAAGCGTGGAGCTTCCCCCTTATCATGATGATGCGGCACGGGTAATCATTCGCCGCCGCAACGGCAAACAGCAGGATTACGACTACACCGCATCGGTGCCCTACGAGCGTTGGATGCTCGACGGGCGGGTCGAAATCCGTGAGGAGGTACATGGCTGCACGAACTGCGGCGAGGGTAAATCCGAACGGGACTTGTGGACCGGTGTGCTGCCTGCCTATGTCCCCGACTACAAGATCGACACTATTGCCCCGGAACCCGAACCTGTGAAAGTGCGTGCCGAAACCCGTACCGCGCGTTTACAGTTCCGGCAGGACAGCTACAAGATTCTGCCCGATTTCAAGAATAACCGTGCCGAACTGGACACGGTATCGAATTCGATTGAACTGGTAAAGAAAAACTCCGATGTCAAGATTATCGGTATTTACATTACCGGGTACGCCTCTCCCGAGGGTAGCGAGGCACATAACATGACGTTGTCGGAGAACCGCGCCAAAGCACTGGCGGACTATATCCGTCGTCACGACGCCATCGCGGCAGACATACTGCATGTGGACTGGAAGGGCGAGGACTGGGAAGGGTTCATCCATATACTCGGTGATTGCCCGGAACTGCCGAAACGTGACGAGGTGTACGAACTCATCGAGCGCTACCCGAACCGGCGGGATTTCTGCGAGCAGCAATTTCGGAAGCTCGCCCCGTCAACCATCTATCATCAATTGCTCACCGAAATATATCCCGTGCTACGTCGCAATGAGTATCGCGTGGAGTATAACGTGCGCAACTTCAACCTCGAAGAGGCTCGCCGCATGGTCGACGAGCGTCCCGACCTGTTGAGCCTGACTGAGATGTACAAGGTGGCCTCCTCTTACGGCAAAGGTACACCCGAATATGATAAGGTGATGGGGGTGGCTATGCGCTGCTTCCCTTCTTCACCTGCCGCGTTGAACGAGAATGCCGTAAACGCCATCTTCCACCAAAAGTACACCGTGGCGATTGAGTTGCTCGAAAAGGCGGAAGTTACTGCACGAACAGCGGTACTGCTCAATACCTTGGGCGTGGCATACGCCGAAGCCGGAGAATATGGCAAGGCGGAGGAAACGTTCCGGAAGGCTTCGGAGGCTGGGTCCGAAACTGCCCGTCATAACCTCGAAGCGGTGCGTCGGGTCATTGACCAACTATAA